The Streptomyces sp. A2-16 sequence TCGACCGAGAACAGCACGCCCGCTCCGACCGCCGCGCGCAGCAGCCGGCGCGGTGGGTCGAGGCGCTCGGGGCGGCTGTTGATCTCCACCGCCGTGCCCGACTCGGCGCACGCGGCGAACACCTCGTCCGCGTCGAACTCCGACTCGGGCCGCCCCCGCCCGGTCAGCAGCCGTCCCGTGCAGTGCCCGAGGACATTCGCGTGCGGATCGCGTACGGCGGCCACCATGCGCCGGGTCATCGCGCGGGCGTCCATGCGCAGCTTGGAGTGCACGGACACGACCACGACGTCCAGGCGCTCCAGGAGCTCGGGTTCCTGGTCCAGGGAGCCGTCGTCGAGGATGTCGCACTCGATGCCGGTCAGCAGCCGGAACGGCGCCCAGGTCTCGTTCAGCGCGGCCACCACGTCCAGCTGCTCCCGCAGCCGCTCCGGGGACAGTCCCCGGGCCACGGTCAGCCGCGGCGAGTGGTCGGTGAGCACCGCCCACTCGTGGCCGAGTTCCGCCGCGGTCCGGCCCATCTCCTCGATCGGGCTGCCGCCGTCCGACCAGTCGGAGTGCAGATGGCAGTCGCCCCGCAACAGCGCCCGCAGCTTCTCGCCGCCCCCGGGCCCGGGCGCGGCGGACTCCGCCTCCAGCTTCTCCAGATAGCCGGGCACGCCCCCGGCCAGCGCCTCGCGCACCACCTGGGCCGTCTTCGGGCCGATGCCCTTGAGCGACTCGAGCGACCCGGCCTCCGCGCGCTCGCGCACCTCTTCCGCGGGCAGCCCGGTCAGCACCCGGGCCGCCGTACGGAAGGCACGGACGCGGTACGTCGGTGCCAGGGACCGCTCCAGCAGGAAGGCGATCCGTTCCAGGGCCTCCACGGGATCCATCGCCACCTCCTCCACCCAGAGTTCCCCAGGCGCACCGAGGCCGCACGACGGGCCCGCGCGGTGTGGGCCGTACCGCGCCCCGCACCGAGGCGGCCGTGATCACCGACTCCGGCATCGGCGGGGCTGCCGCGCTGCCGGGCCCTGCTCGGCCGATGACTCACGCCTCTCGCTTCCGCGGGATGCGTTCTACGCTCTTTCCATGACCGAAATCGCGAGCCCGCACATCGCCACCCCGCGGATCATCGTGCTCGGGGTGCAGCCGACCACACCGCCCTTCCGGATCGTGGAGATCGACGGGGAGGTGGTCGGCGAGGCGAGGACCATCACCGACGTGCTGGAGGCGGCCGCCGCCTTCGGCATCACGATCCACGACCTGGACGACCCCGACGTGGTCCGCTGGGTGGGCGGCGACAAGTTCACCTGGCACCGGCACTGAGCCGTCGGCTCAGCCGACCGTCCATTTCTGGTTGGCGGCGCCTGTGCAGGTCCACAGCTGGAGCCGGGTGCCGTTGGCCGAGTTGTTGCCCGTCACGTCCAGGCACTTGTTCGCCTGCGGGTTGACGATGTCCCGCGCACCCGTGACGGTCCACCGCTGGGCCCCGGAGCCGTTGCAGTCGTAGAGCTGCACCGGCGTGCCGTCCGCGGTGGCGCCACCCGTCACGTCGAGGCACTTGCCGAGCGCGCGAATGGTGCCGTCAGCGCCCACGGTCCACTGCTGGGCGGCGGTGCCGTTGCAGTCGTAGAGCTGTACGGCCGTCCCGTTCGCGGGGTTCGCCCCGGCCACGTCCACGCACTTGCCCGCCAGGCCCCGGATCGCCGTCCCGGTGGCCGTGTCGCCGGTGGTCACCGACACGTGGTCCACCACGAGCTGCTGCGGGAAGGACGTCGAGCCGTCGGGGTCGCCGGGCCAGTAGCCGCCGACCGCGAGGTTCAGGATCAGGAAGTACGGCTTGTTGAACACCCAGGTGCGGCCGCCCAGGTCGGCGGGGGTGCGCCGCTGGTAGACGTTCCCGTCCACGGACCAGGTGATCGAGTCGGGCGCCCAGTCGACGGCGAAGGTGTGGAAGGCGTCGGCGAAGGCCTGCCCGTTCGGCAGGGAGTAGCCGGCGCCGATGCCGCCCGAGCCGGAGTAGCCGGGGCCGTGGATCGTGCCGTGCACGGTCGAGGGTTCGAAGCCGACGTTCTCCATGATGTCGATCTCGCCCGAGTCCGGCCAGTTGACCGGGGTCCCCAGCATCCAGAACGCGGGCCACATGCCCTGCCCGCGCGGGATCTTCATCCGCGCCTCGACGTGCCCGTACTGCGCGGTGAACTTCCCGGAGGTGTTCAGCCGGGCGGAGGTGTACTGGCAGGTGCCGTACCAGCACTGGTAGTTCGCGGGGTTCTCGCGCCGGGCCGTGATCACGAGGTGGCCCTGGCCGTCGAGGGCCGCGTTCCTGTTGCCCGACGTGTAGTACTGCCGCTCGTGGTTGTTGACGTTGTCCCCGGTCTCGATCTGCCACTTCGAGGAGTCGACGGCGGCTCCGGCGGGCCCGTCGAAGGTGTCGGAGAACGTCACCGCGGCGGCGGCAGCGGGGGAGGCGGTGGGCGGGTCCGCCTGGGCGGCACCGGATGAGATCAGGACGGCGGACAGTGCGGCGAGGAGACATCTGCGCAGCAGGCGTGAGGCGGCCACGGCTCTTCCTCCGAGGTGGGGGGGGTGAAGGTGTCGCCTCTTGATTTAAGGAGTGAGTTAAGGGGTCGTCAATACTTTGGTACGGACCAGAAGTTGAGCGACCCCCCGACTCCCTACGCCTTCTTCGCCGGCTTCTTCGCAGGCTTCACCGCCGGCTTGGCCGCCGGCTTCTTGTGCACCGCCCGGCTCAGCCGCCGCCCGAGCAGCAGATAGCCGATCAGGGCGCCGGACGTGTTCAGGATGACGTCGTCGATGTCGAAGGCCCGCCCCTCCACCAGCGCCCCCTGCGCGAACTCGACCAGCAGCATCACGATGGCCGTCAGCAGCAGGATCCGCAGCAGTCCCCGGGTCTTCGGGGCGATGATCGGGACCAGGATGCCGAACGGCACGCCCAGCAGGATGTTCCCGCCGATCTGCTTGACCGCGTCCCGCATCTCCGGCTGGTCCAGATAGGCCTTGAGGGAGGCGCCGGGATGCAGGTTGGTGTGGGTCAGGTCCACCGAGGCGGGCGAGGGCTCCAGGGTCAGCCGCGCCAGGACGACGGCGAACGCCACCATGAACACGAACGCGAACACCATCGCCACGAAGCGGACGACGAGAGAGAGCGGATTGCGCCGGGGGCGGGCGGGTTTCGCCGCGGGCTCGGGCTTGGTGGTGCCGGCGTCCGAGGCCGCTCGCGAACGTGAGAGCACCCAGGCCATTGTTTCCTCCACTCTGCAACTTCCCTGTGTCGTAGGCCGATTACCCCTGAACCATCCGAGAATGCGGTCCCGCCCCGACCGGCTCGGTTTCCCCTCGTACGGTCGGGGCACTCCGGGCTGAAAAACCGCGCGCGTCGCCACCGCACGCCCCCGGGGGCAGCGCTTGGACGGCGCGCGACGCACAGCTCACCCGGCCGAGACCTGAGGCGGTGGCGCAAGCTCTCCCAGGGCTACGACCGTTGCTCCTGCGTCGATATCGCCCTGGTCCTCGCCCTCCTCGGCGTGGATCCTGGTGGGCACCACCGTGCTCGGAGGCTGATCAACTGCCGTAGGTGACCTCGACCTTCTTGAAGCCGAGCGAGCCCAGCAGACCCTTGAGCATGGTGGTGGTGTTGGTCTCGGCCCGCTTGGTCAGCTCGCTCTCCTTCGCCGCCTCGGTGATGTGCTTCACCGCGAGCTTCTGCACGGCCTGTTCGCTGTTGGGGTTGTCGGAGAAGAAGTCGCCGAGCCGGTCGAGCAGACCGCGCTGCTTGGAGACCGCGTAGGAGCGGTCGGCGTCCAGTGTGGCCTTGCCGAGCCGGGCGTGCGGGAGGTGGAGCGTGGCTGCCGTGCGGTCCTCGTTGACCGTCACGTCGTTCTTGGCGACCTTGCCGAGGTCGACATAGGCGTCCACCGCGCCCGCCCCGACGTACAGGGTGCGCGAGCCGCGGATCGCGTCGGGCAGGAACTTGGTGTCCTTCTCCAGGTCCACGACGACCTGGAAATTGCCGGAGGCGGCGTCGTAACGGCTGATGTCCTGGATGGACTCCAGAAGTGCGGGACCCGAACGGTCGTGGGTCTCGGTGCCGAACAGGTCCTTGAGGCCAGGGAGCACACTGAGCCGGATCCCGGCGAAGAACACCACGAGCACCACCACGACGGCGGTCAGTATCTTCGCCCAGCCGGGCATGCGCCTGGACACGCGCCTGATGGGAGTCGTCATGCGACGGCCCTCCTTCCTACTGCACGGATGCCCAGGGATGACTCCCAAAAGCCCTGCCGCACCGTCTTGTTGGCTGATTGGGACACTGCCGGGACACAAGGGGGCGCACTAGCGTGGAGAACTCGCGTACCGGCCTGTCTGGAGACCCGGATGAGCACAGAGAGTACGTCCCGGCCCCTTCGCCCCATGCACCGCATCCCCCTGCCCGAGTCCGGCCCGCCCCGGCTCACCGCCCTGGCCACCGGCACCCCGGTGTGGCTCGTCACCCGCTACGCCGATGTGCGCCAGGTGCTCATGGATCCCCGCTTCAACAGGAAGTCGCTCAGGGACGAGGGCGCCCCGCCGCTGCTCCTCGTACCGAATCTGCTGGACTCCCCGGACGGCCTCGTCAATCAGGACGGGCCGCCCCACCAGCTGCTGCGGGGCACGGTCCAGCGGGCCTTCACCCCGCGCGCGATCGCCCGCTGGCGGCCCTGGACCGCCTCCGTGGTGGAGTCCCTCCTCGACGACCTGGCCCGGCAGCCGCAGCCCGCCGACATCGTCGAGGGGTTCACCCGGCGGCTGCCGGTGTCGGTGATCTCCCGGCTGATGGGCCTGGAGCACGCCGACTGGGAGCGCATCCGCGACTGGGCCGACCACGCTCTGTCCGGCGGAGCGCACACCGCCGAGGAGGTCGGCGCGGCCATGCGGGAGTTCGGCCTGTTCTGCGCGGGACTGATCGCCGAGCGGCGCAAGGAGCCGGGAGACGACCTGGTCAGCGCCCTCGTCGTCGCTGGCGACGGTCTCGGGATCGAGGAGCCGCGCCTGGTCGTCCTGGTCCTGGGTCTGGTCGTCGCCGGACACGAGACCACGATGACCGCCCTCGGCAACATCGTGGTCCACCTCCTCACCGACGGGCGGCAGGCCTGGCCGCGCCTCGCCGAGAGCCAGGAGGCGGCCGAGACTGCCGTCGAACAGCTCCTGCGGACGATCCCGCTGAGCGAGGGCAGGGTGCTGCCCGGTCTGATCCGCCGGGCCGTCGAGGAGGTCGAGGTCGGCGGGGTGACGATCCCGGCGGGGGCGGTGGTCGCGGTGCAGACCAACGCGGCGAACCGGGATCCCGGGGTCTTTCCGCAGCCCGCCGAGACCGACCTGTTCGCCCCGCTCACCACACCGAGTGTCGTCTTCGGCGCCGGTCCCCACCACTGCCTCGGCGCCTGGCTGGCCCGCCTGGAGCTGGGGCTCGCCCTGCACCGCCTTGCGGTCCGGTTCCCCCGGCTGCGGGCGGAGTTCACCACCGAGACGATCGAGTGGCGCGAGGGGCAGATGACCCGGGGCCCGCGACGGCTGCCGGTGTCGTGGTGAGCGCCGGGGCCCGTCCGGCGGCTCGTGCCGGCCTCGCGGGGTCCGGCACGTCCGTCGGCGGCGTTGTCGTCGGGCGCCGACGCTCCGGTTCGCCGCCCTCCGCCGCCGCGCAGCCGGACGCGTCGGCCCTCGTTCACCCGCACCGATGAGGTGCCATGGCTCGCAGCCGGTCTGATCAGGAGGACCGGCCCTGGGCGAGTTCCCGGTCGCCCGATGGCCTGGACCACCACACTCCTTCCCCGTGCGTGAGCCCGGGCAGTCGCAGTTCGATCTCCCGCACCCGCCGGGCCGCGAGCTCCCCGGTGATCACCCACGCCGTGTCCCCGCCCGACGTGCCCGTGAACTCGGCCCCCAGCGAGGCGAGTCGCGCCGTCACCGGAGCCAGCGTGTCCAGCGGCACCTCCGCCTCGAAGGCGTGGCAGGGCTCGAACAGCCGGGTCCCGGCCCGCTCCAGCGCCCGGCGCAGCACGATCGGCGTGAGGCCGCGGAAGTCGGCGGCGGTACTGAGTGGCCCGACGAAACCGGAGCGGACGAGGGTGACCCGGTAGTCCGTCACGGCCGCGCCGGTCAGTCCGGACCCCATGCCCGCACGGACCGTCTCCTCGATCGCCTGGTGGAAGGCCCGGGGGAGCGCGCCGAGTTCCGTCTCGTACGCGAACACCCCGCCCGAGCCGCGCTCGCCCGGCTCGACCCGCAGCCCGATCGTCGCCCAGTAGCGGGTCCCGAGGTGCCAGGGGTTCTCCTCGTCCGCCTCCCCCGCACCGCGCGGACGCTCCAGATACCGGACGCGGGCCGGCTCGAAGTCCGCCTCGACACCGAAGTCCTGGGCGAGGGTCGCGGCGAGCACCTCCATCTGGACCTCGCCGTAGAGGAGCAGCGCGGTGGCGCCCCCGGTGGTGGGGCGGGCGTGCAGCAACGGGTCCTGGTCGGTCAGGGTCAGCAGCGCCGAGCGCAGCAGGGCAGCCTGGCCGGGGTGCCGGGCGGTGACCAGGGTCTCCAGGGTCGGCGGAGCGAACTGCGGTGCGCCGGCGGTGAGCTCGCCGAGCCGGTCGCCGACGCGCAGGCCGGAGGAGAACGTCAGCGCGGCGATGTTCCCCGCCGTCAGAGGACCGGCGAGGTGGGTGACCCGCCCGGACACCCGACTGGTCGCGCCGTCGGCCTCGCGCCTGAGGAACGTGAGCCGCCCGCGCTCCCGCACCTCACCGGCGTACAGCCGCACGAACGCGGTGCGCTCGCCGCCGGGTCCGGGCCGTACCGCGAACACCGTCCCGCGCGGATCACCCGTGGGTGTCGCCGCGGGGCGGGGGAGCAGCCGGACCATGCCCTCCACCAGGTCGGGGACACCCTGGCCGCCGAGCGCGGAGCCGAAGAACAGCGGGTGGAAGGAGCCGTCCGCGGTCCGGGCGGCAAGGGCCCTGCGAAGGTCGTCCGGGGTGGGCTCGGGGCCGTCGACGACCGCCGTGAGGACGTCCGGGTCCACCTCGGCGAGGGTCTCCGCCAGTCGCCGGTCGTCCCGCGCGCGGACCGTCACACGCGCGTCGGACGTGCCGATGCCCGTCACCCGCGTGAGCGGCGCCACGTACGGAGTGAGCCTGCGCCGGATGTCGGCGAGCAGCGCCTCGTCGCGGGCGCCCGCCCGGTCGACCTTGTTGACGAAGATCAGGGTGGGCAGCCGCAGTCGGCGCAGGGTCCGCATCAGCACACGGGTCTGCGCCTGGACGCCCTCCACGGCGGACAGCAGCAGGACCGCGCCGTCGAGGACCTCCAGGGCGCGCTCGACCTCGGCGATGAAGTCCGAGTGCCCGGGGGTGTCGATGAGGTTGATCCGGGTGTCGCCGACGGTGAAGGAGGCGACCGCGGAGCGGACCGTGATGCCGCGCTGCCGCTCGATCGTGCCGTCGTCCGTTCGGGTGTCGCCCGAGTCGACGCTGCCGAGCCGGTCGATCGCGCCGTGGTCGAAGAGCAGTCGCTCGGTGAGGCTGGTCTTACCGGCGTCGACGTGGGCCAGAATTCCGATGTTCAGGATGTGCATACGGGGTCGAGTCCTCGAGAACCGTGGGCCGAAGGGGGCGCTGGGTCGGGTCGAGGAGACGGCGCATGCGGGGATCCTGACGTGAGGAAATCGGACGCGGCCATGATGGCGCCCGTCCACCGGGGCACCGCAACCGATTTACGGGGCCGGGCGGCCAGTAGCATGAGGCCGGCAGCCCGAGATGATCATCCTAGGAGCAGGTCCGTGCGAGACATCGCCGTGTTCAGCGGTAGTGCCCACCCCGAGCTGGCGGCGGAGGTCTGCGCGCATCTCGGTGTGCCGCTCAGTCCCACCCGGGTCAGCCGGTTCGCCAACGACTGTCTCGAGGTCCAGCTCCAGGCCAACTGCCGGGAGCGGGACGTCTTCCTCATCCAGCCGCTGGTCAGGCCGGTCCAGGAGCACCTGGTGGAGCTGCTGCTGATGTGCGACGCGGCCCGTGGTGCCTCGGCGCGCCGGATCACGGTCGTCATGCCGCACTACTCCTACGCGCGTTCCGACAAGAAGGACGCGCCCCGGATCTCCCTCGGTGGCCGCCTCGTCGCCGATCTGATGGTGTCGGCCGGAGCGAGCCGCGTCCTGGCCATGACCCTGCACTCGCCGCAGGTCCACGGCTTCTTCTCGGTGCCCGTCGACCATCTGCACGCGCTGCGTGAACTGGCCGCGCACTTCCAGCAGTACGACCTGACCCGTACCACCGTCGTCTCCCCGGACCTCGGCAACGCCAAGGAGGCCGCCGCCTTCGCCCGTCTGATCGGCGCCCAGGTGGCCGCGGGCGCCAAGCAGCGGTTCGCCGACGACCGGGTCAGTATCAGCGACGTCATCGGGGAGGTCGCCGACCGGGACGTGATCGTGCTGGACGACGAGATCGCCAAGGGCAGCACGGTCCTGGAACTCCTCGACAGGCTGCGGGAGTCGGGGCCGCGCTCGATCCGGGTCGCGTGCACGCACGGGCTGTTCGCCGACGGCGCTCTCAAGAGGATCGGCGAGCAGCCGGACGTCCTGGAGATCGTGTGCACCAACACCGTGCCGGTCCCCGACGAGGAGCGCACCGACAAGCTGCGGATCCTGTCCATCGCTCCCGCGCTCGCCGAGGCCGTACGGCGCATTCACAACGGGGAGTCCGTCAGCGCCCTGTTCGACGCCCCGCGGAGCGAATAGGCGAACGGGCCGGGCGGCGCACCGTCATAACGTCTCGGACGTGGCCTCGGGCCGGCCCAGGGCCGCCTCCAGCGACGGCAGCGGGGGCAGCAGCCGGGACAGGCCGGTCGCCCGGATGATCCGCAGGGTGAGCGGATGCGTGCAGACCAGGAGCAGGCTGCCGTGGTGGTCGAGGACGCGCGCGCGGGCCCGGTACAGCAGTCGCAGCCCGGAACAGTCGAAGAACTCCACGCCGCTGAGGTCGATGACCAGCCGCGCTCCGGGTTGCGCCGTGACCCGGTCCAGCCAGGGGAGGACCTCCATGGCCGCGGCGATGTCGATCTCGCCGCGGAACTCCAGCACCGTGTGACCGCGGTCCTCGTGGACGCGCAGATGCCGGGACAGCGGTGCGGGCTCCTGCTGCACGACGACATCGCCTCCAACCGGTTCCACAGGCGGGACGGGGGTGCGCGCACATGCTTTCCCCGTCCTGCAAGTTACCCTCGATGGAGTGAATTTGAGCATGTTCGATTGACATATGTCTTCGAATTGCGACCGGCGGTTCGCGCCGGGTTCA is a genomic window containing:
- a CDS encoding PHP domain-containing protein, whose protein sequence is MDPVEALERIAFLLERSLAPTYRVRAFRTAARVLTGLPAEEVRERAEAGSLESLKGIGPKTAQVVREALAGGVPGYLEKLEAESAAPGPGGGEKLRALLRGDCHLHSDWSDGGSPIEEMGRTAAELGHEWAVLTDHSPRLTVARGLSPERLREQLDVVAALNETWAPFRLLTGIECDILDDGSLDQEPELLERLDVVVVSVHSKLRMDARAMTRRMVAAVRDPHANVLGHCTGRLLTGRGRPESEFDADEVFAACAESGTAVEINSRPERLDPPRRLLRAAVGAGVLFSVDTDAHAPGQLDWQVLGCARAEECGVPAERIVTTWTLGELLAWSREGRVPARVAGA
- a CDS encoding glycoside hydrolase family 16 protein, with translation MAASRLLRRCLLAALSAVLISSGAAQADPPTASPAAAAAVTFSDTFDGPAGAAVDSSKWQIETGDNVNNHERQYYTSGNRNAALDGQGHLVITARRENPANYQCWYGTCQYTSARLNTSGKFTAQYGHVEARMKIPRGQGMWPAFWMLGTPVNWPDSGEIDIMENVGFEPSTVHGTIHGPGYSGSGGIGAGYSLPNGQAFADAFHTFAVDWAPDSITWSVDGNVYQRRTPADLGGRTWVFNKPYFLILNLAVGGYWPGDPDGSTSFPQQLVVDHVSVTTGDTATGTAIRGLAGKCVDVAGANPANGTAVQLYDCNGTAAQQWTVGADGTIRALGKCLDVTGGATADGTPVQLYDCNGSGAQRWTVTGARDIVNPQANKCLDVTGNNSANGTRLQLWTCTGAANQKWTVG
- a CDS encoding VanZ family protein, producing MLSRSRAASDAGTTKPEPAAKPARPRRNPLSLVVRFVAMVFAFVFMVAFAVVLARLTLEPSPASVDLTHTNLHPGASLKAYLDQPEMRDAVKQIGGNILLGVPFGILVPIIAPKTRGLLRILLLTAIVMLLVEFAQGALVEGRAFDIDDVILNTSGALIGYLLLGRRLSRAVHKKPAAKPAVKPAKKPAKKA
- a CDS encoding DUF4230 domain-containing protein encodes the protein MTTPIRRVSRRMPGWAKILTAVVVVLVVFFAGIRLSVLPGLKDLFGTETHDRSGPALLESIQDISRYDAASGNFQVVVDLEKDTKFLPDAIRGSRTLYVGAGAVDAYVDLGKVAKNDVTVNEDRTAATLHLPHARLGKATLDADRSYAVSKQRGLLDRLGDFFSDNPNSEQAVQKLAVKHITEAAKESELTKRAETNTTTMLKGLLGSLGFKKVEVTYGS
- a CDS encoding cytochrome P450: MSTESTSRPLRPMHRIPLPESGPPRLTALATGTPVWLVTRYADVRQVLMDPRFNRKSLRDEGAPPLLLVPNLLDSPDGLVNQDGPPHQLLRGTVQRAFTPRAIARWRPWTASVVESLLDDLARQPQPADIVEGFTRRLPVSVISRLMGLEHADWERIRDWADHALSGGAHTAEEVGAAMREFGLFCAGLIAERRKEPGDDLVSALVVAGDGLGIEEPRLVVLVLGLVVAGHETTMTALGNIVVHLLTDGRQAWPRLAESQEAAETAVEQLLRTIPLSEGRVLPGLIRRAVEEVEVGGVTIPAGAVVAVQTNAANRDPGVFPQPAETDLFAPLTTPSVVFGAGPHHCLGAWLARLELGLALHRLAVRFPRLRAEFTTETIEWREGQMTRGPRRLPVSW
- the otr(A) gene encoding tetracycline resistance ribosomal protection protein Otr(A) — protein: MHILNIGILAHVDAGKTSLTERLLFDHGAIDRLGSVDSGDTRTDDGTIERQRGITVRSAVASFTVGDTRINLIDTPGHSDFIAEVERALEVLDGAVLLLSAVEGVQAQTRVLMRTLRRLRLPTLIFVNKVDRAGARDEALLADIRRRLTPYVAPLTRVTGIGTSDARVTVRARDDRRLAETLAEVDPDVLTAVVDGPEPTPDDLRRALAARTADGSFHPLFFGSALGGQGVPDLVEGMVRLLPRPAATPTGDPRGTVFAVRPGPGGERTAFVRLYAGEVRERGRLTFLRREADGATSRVSGRVTHLAGPLTAGNIAALTFSSGLRVGDRLGELTAGAPQFAPPTLETLVTARHPGQAALLRSALLTLTDQDPLLHARPTTGGATALLLYGEVQMEVLAATLAQDFGVEADFEPARVRYLERPRGAGEADEENPWHLGTRYWATIGLRVEPGERGSGGVFAYETELGALPRAFHQAIEETVRAGMGSGLTGAAVTDYRVTLVRSGFVGPLSTAADFRGLTPIVLRRALERAGTRLFEPCHAFEAEVPLDTLAPVTARLASLGAEFTGTSGGDTAWVITGELAARRVREIELRLPGLTHGEGVWWSRPSGDRELAQGRSS
- a CDS encoding ribose-phosphate diphosphokinase, which produces MRDIAVFSGSAHPELAAEVCAHLGVPLSPTRVSRFANDCLEVQLQANCRERDVFLIQPLVRPVQEHLVELLLMCDAARGASARRITVVMPHYSYARSDKKDAPRISLGGRLVADLMVSAGASRVLAMTLHSPQVHGFFSVPVDHLHALRELAAHFQQYDLTRTTVVSPDLGNAKEAAAFARLIGAQVAAGAKQRFADDRVSISDVIGEVADRDVIVLDDEIAKGSTVLELLDRLRESGPRSIRVACTHGLFADGALKRIGEQPDVLEIVCTNTVPVPDEERTDKLRILSIAPALAEAVRRIHNGESVSALFDAPRSE
- a CDS encoding anti-sigma factor antagonist (This anti-anti-sigma factor, or anti-sigma factor antagonist, belongs to a family that includes characterized members SpoIIAA, RsbV, RsfA, and RsfB.) → MQQEPAPLSRHLRVHEDRGHTVLEFRGEIDIAAAMEVLPWLDRVTAQPGARLVIDLSGVEFFDCSGLRLLYRARARVLDHHGSLLLVCTHPLTLRIIRATGLSRLLPPLPSLEAALGRPEATSETL